The following are encoded in a window of Sminthopsis crassicaudata isolate SCR6 chromosome 3, ASM4859323v1, whole genome shotgun sequence genomic DNA:
- the ALG11 gene encoding GDP-Man:Man(3)GlcNAc(2)-PP-Dol alpha-1,2-mannosyltransferase isoform X1, whose translation MALGERTYYMLKFMRLFNSFLIPGLIISGLLCVFLIAVLWAIRVTLLKKKKSVSTYRRKKNQRVIAFFHPYCNAGGGGERVLWCALRALQKKYDEATYVVYTGDKNVTGEQILEEVFRRFNIKLEHPVKFVFLRKRYLVEASLYPHFTLLGQTIGSIILGWEALTKCVPDIYIDSMGYAFTLPLFKYLGGCRVGCYVHYPTISTDMLSVVRNQNAEFNNAAFITQNYFLSKMKLIYYYLFALFYGLVGSCSDVVMVNSSWTLNHILSLWRVQSCDIVYPPCDVKTFLDIPLLKEEEIPSEAIVVSVGQFRPEKNHSLQIRAFEKLLGKMTPDYSSSLKLVLIGGCRNRDDEERVNQLKKLCEDLKVQENVQFLINIPFEEVKYYLSKATIGLHTMWNEHFGIGVVECMAAGTIILAHNSGGPMLDIVIPYEGNITGFLAENEDDYAEKMAYILSMPPEKRLQIRENACQSVCRFSDAEFEVAFLSVVEKLL comes from the exons ACTTTTTAACTCTTTCCTCATTCCTGGACTGATTATAAGCGGACTCTTATGTGTTTTTTTGATTGCTGTCCTTTGGGCAATCAGAGTAAcactactgaaaaagaaaaaatcagtttCAACATATAGACGTAAAAAAAATCAGAGGGTGATTGCCTTTTTTCATCCATACTGCAATGCTGGTGGTGGAGGAGAGAGAGTTTTGTGGTGTGCCTTGAGAGCTCTGCAGAAAAA gtatgatGAAGCAACTTATGTTGTTTATACTGGTGATAAAAATGTCACTGGTGAACAAATCCTAGAAGAGGTTTTCAGAAGATTCAACATCAAATTAGAACATCCAGTGAAGTTTGTGTTTTTAAGAAAACGGTACCTTGTGGAAGCATCTCTCTATCCTCACTTTACTTTGCTAGGTCAGACCATCGGATCCATTATTCTTGGCTGGGAAGCTCTTACGAAGTGTGTGCCTGATATTTACATTGACTCCATGGGTTATGCTTTTACACTGCCACTGTTTAAGTATTTAGGAGGCTGCAGAGTTGGATGTTATGTCCACTATCCCACCATCAGTACTGATATGCTTTCTGTTGTGAGAAATCAAAATGCTGAATTTAACAATGCAGCTTTTATTacccaaaattattttctcagcAAAATGAAGCTCATCTActattatttatttgctttgttttatggATTGGTTGGATCTTGCAGTGATGTAGTCATGGTCAATTCTTCCTGGACTCTAAACCATATTCTGTCGCTCTGGAGGGTACAAAGTTGTGATATTGTTTATCCCCCTTGTGATGTGAAAACATTTTTGGATATTCCATTACTTAAAGAAGAAGAGATACCCTCAGAAGCTATAGTGGTATCAGTTGGCCAATTCAGGCCTGAAAAGAACCATTCTTTGCAGATCAGAGCCTTTGAGAAGTTGTTGGGAAAAATGACTCCAGATTATTCTTCTTCACTTAAACTCGTCTTAATTGGAGGTTGTCGTAATAGAGATGATGAAGAACGGGTAAATCAGCTTAAAAAGCTTTGTGAAGACCTAAAAGTTCAAGAAAATGTGCAGTTTCTAATCAATATTCCATTTGAAGAAGTCAAATATTATTTGTCGAAAGCAACAATTGGCCTTCATACTATGTGGAATGAACATTTTGGAATTG GGGTCGTGGAATGTATGGCTGCTGGGACAATAATTCTGGCTCACAATTCTGGAGGCCCAATGCTTGATATTGTTATACCTTATGAAGGTAACATAACTGGATTCCTAGCAGAAAATGAAGATGATTATGCTGAAAAGATGGCATATATCCTTTCTATGCCTCCTGAAAAGAGGCTTCAAATAAGGGAGAATGCTTGCCAATCTGTATGCAGATTTTCTGATGCAGAATTTGAAGTGGCATTCCTCTCGGTTGTAGAGAAGTTGTTGTAA
- the ALG11 gene encoding GDP-Man:Man(3)GlcNAc(2)-PP-Dol alpha-1,2-mannosyltransferase isoform X2, which yields MQLGLFNSFLIPGLIISGLLCVFLIAVLWAIRVTLLKKKKSVSTYRRKKNQRVIAFFHPYCNAGGGGERVLWCALRALQKKYDEATYVVYTGDKNVTGEQILEEVFRRFNIKLEHPVKFVFLRKRYLVEASLYPHFTLLGQTIGSIILGWEALTKCVPDIYIDSMGYAFTLPLFKYLGGCRVGCYVHYPTISTDMLSVVRNQNAEFNNAAFITQNYFLSKMKLIYYYLFALFYGLVGSCSDVVMVNSSWTLNHILSLWRVQSCDIVYPPCDVKTFLDIPLLKEEEIPSEAIVVSVGQFRPEKNHSLQIRAFEKLLGKMTPDYSSSLKLVLIGGCRNRDDEERVNQLKKLCEDLKVQENVQFLINIPFEEVKYYLSKATIGLHTMWNEHFGIGVVECMAAGTIILAHNSGGPMLDIVIPYEGNITGFLAENEDDYAEKMAYILSMPPEKRLQIRENACQSVCRFSDAEFEVAFLSVVEKLL from the exons ATGCAACTCGG ACTTTTTAACTCTTTCCTCATTCCTGGACTGATTATAAGCGGACTCTTATGTGTTTTTTTGATTGCTGTCCTTTGGGCAATCAGAGTAAcactactgaaaaagaaaaaatcagtttCAACATATAGACGTAAAAAAAATCAGAGGGTGATTGCCTTTTTTCATCCATACTGCAATGCTGGTGGTGGAGGAGAGAGAGTTTTGTGGTGTGCCTTGAGAGCTCTGCAGAAAAA gtatgatGAAGCAACTTATGTTGTTTATACTGGTGATAAAAATGTCACTGGTGAACAAATCCTAGAAGAGGTTTTCAGAAGATTCAACATCAAATTAGAACATCCAGTGAAGTTTGTGTTTTTAAGAAAACGGTACCTTGTGGAAGCATCTCTCTATCCTCACTTTACTTTGCTAGGTCAGACCATCGGATCCATTATTCTTGGCTGGGAAGCTCTTACGAAGTGTGTGCCTGATATTTACATTGACTCCATGGGTTATGCTTTTACACTGCCACTGTTTAAGTATTTAGGAGGCTGCAGAGTTGGATGTTATGTCCACTATCCCACCATCAGTACTGATATGCTTTCTGTTGTGAGAAATCAAAATGCTGAATTTAACAATGCAGCTTTTATTacccaaaattattttctcagcAAAATGAAGCTCATCTActattatttatttgctttgttttatggATTGGTTGGATCTTGCAGTGATGTAGTCATGGTCAATTCTTCCTGGACTCTAAACCATATTCTGTCGCTCTGGAGGGTACAAAGTTGTGATATTGTTTATCCCCCTTGTGATGTGAAAACATTTTTGGATATTCCATTACTTAAAGAAGAAGAGATACCCTCAGAAGCTATAGTGGTATCAGTTGGCCAATTCAGGCCTGAAAAGAACCATTCTTTGCAGATCAGAGCCTTTGAGAAGTTGTTGGGAAAAATGACTCCAGATTATTCTTCTTCACTTAAACTCGTCTTAATTGGAGGTTGTCGTAATAGAGATGATGAAGAACGGGTAAATCAGCTTAAAAAGCTTTGTGAAGACCTAAAAGTTCAAGAAAATGTGCAGTTTCTAATCAATATTCCATTTGAAGAAGTCAAATATTATTTGTCGAAAGCAACAATTGGCCTTCATACTATGTGGAATGAACATTTTGGAATTG GGGTCGTGGAATGTATGGCTGCTGGGACAATAATTCTGGCTCACAATTCTGGAGGCCCAATGCTTGATATTGTTATACCTTATGAAGGTAACATAACTGGATTCCTAGCAGAAAATGAAGATGATTATGCTGAAAAGATGGCATATATCCTTTCTATGCCTCCTGAAAAGAGGCTTCAAATAAGGGAGAATGCTTGCCAATCTGTATGCAGATTTTCTGATGCAGAATTTGAAGTGGCATTCCTCTCGGTTGTAGAGAAGTTGTTGTAA